The following are encoded together in the Triticum dicoccoides isolate Atlit2015 ecotype Zavitan chromosome 6B, WEW_v2.0, whole genome shotgun sequence genome:
- the LOC119320078 gene encoding uncharacterized protein LOC119320078: protein MADSAPSLVPRGRLLHAGRRLAHTSSPSPLYAASPSPPGPGPGIKKQTKAGARSTSQLLLYFLLTTSAEIGAPRASRQRSRFTEGCFFSPAATRAGEASSHQQQHEQGSSSLHRSRPAGSLRTSFRSRPPESSSSRRSRRRRAQVLDGGKG, encoded by the exons ATGGCCGACTCCGCCCCGTCCCTAGTTCCTCGAGGTCGACTCCTCCATGCCGGACGCCGCCTCGCCCACACCTCCTCGCCCTCACCGCTGtacgccgcctcgccctcgccgccg GGACCAGGGCCAGGAATTAAAAAGCAAACAAAAGCAGGGGCCAGGAGTACATCTCAACTTTTACTGTATTTCTTGTTGACAACTAGTGCAG AAATTGGAGCACCACGAGCAAGCAGGCAGAGGAGCAGATTTACAGAGGGGTGCTTCTTCTCACCAGCAGCAACACGAGCAGGGGAGGCTTCTTCTCACCAGCAGCAACACGAGCAGGGGAGCAGCAGCTTGCACAGGAGCAGGCCCGCTGGGAGCTTGAGGACGAGCTTCAGGTCGAGGCCCCCCGAGAGCTCCAGCTCCAGGCGCTCGAGACGCAGGCGCGCGCAGGTCCTGGACGGCGGGAAGGGATAG